DNA from Rhodobacteraceae bacterium M382:
ACCGGGTGATGACCGACAATGCCAAGGCCAAAATCGGCCTGCCGGAAATCCTGCTGGGCATCTTCCCCGGTGGTGGTGGAACAATCCGCTATTCCAAGATGGTCGGAGCCATGGCCGCCGCACCTGTCTTGCTCGAAGGCAAGATGATGGACCCGAAAAAGGCCAAGGGCGCGCAGCTGGTCGATGCCGTATCTGACGATCCGGTCGCCGCAGCCAAGGAATGGGTGCTGAACGCCAAGGAAGCCGATCTGGTGAAACCCTGGGACGCCAAGGGGTATAAAATGCCCGGCGGTGCGCCTTATCACCCTGCTGGCTTCATGACATTCGTTGGCGCGTCCGCGATGATCAATGGCAAGACCCAGGGCGCATTTCCAGCAGCCAAGGCGCTGCTGAGCGCCATCTATGAGGGCGCATTGGTTGATTTCGACACCGCCCTGCGCATCGAGGCACGTCATTTCACCTCGATCCTGATGAACCCATCGTCCTCGGCGATGATCCGGTCGCTGTTCCTGAACAAGGAAGCATTGGAAAAAGGCGCGGTACGCCCCAAGGATGTGCCTGATCAACGGGTCAAAAAGGTCGGCGTTCTGGGTGCGGGCATGATGGGCGCGGGCATTGCGCTGGTCAGTGCACAGGCCGGGATGGAGGTCGTACTGATCGACCGAGATCAGGCCGCGGCCGACAAGGGCAAGGCCTATTCCGAAACCTACATGGACAAGGGCATCAAACGCGGCAAAGCCACGGCTGAAAAGAAAGAGGCCCTGTTGGGTCGCATCACCGCCACCCCCGATCTGGACGCGCTCAAAGGCTGTGATCTGATCATCGAAGCGGTGTTCGAAGACCCCGGTGTCAAAGCCGAGATGACCAAAAAGGTCGAAGCGATCATCCCCGAGGATTGCATCTTTGCCTCCAACACCTCGACCCTGCCGATCACCGATCTGGCCAAGGCGAGCGTGCGCCCCGAGCAGTTCATCGGCATCCACTTCTTTTCGCCCGTCGAAAAGATGCTGCTGGTCGAGATCATCAAAGGGGCCGAAACCGGGGATCGGGCCGTGGCCAAGGCGTTGGATTACGTGCGCCAGATCCGCAAGACGCCCATCGTGGTCAATGATGCGCGGTTCTTCTACGCCAACCGCTGTATCATCCCCTATATCAACGAAGGCCTGCGGATGCTGACCGAAGGCGTGGCTCCGGCGATGATTGACAACGCGGCGCGTCAGCTGGGCTTCCCTGTGGGACCGATCCAGCTGAACGACGAAACCTCCATTGATCTGGGGGCCAAGATTGCGCGGGCGACCAAGGCGGCGATGGGCAACGCCTATCCCGACAGCCCCGGCGACGATCTGATCTTCTGGATGGAAGAGCTGGGCCGCATGGGCCGCAAGGCCAACGCCGGGTTCTTTGACTATGACGACAAAGGCAAGCGCACCCAATACTGGAAGGGTCTGCACGACAAATACCCGCTGGCAGAAACCCAGCCGTCGTTGCAAGAGGTTCAGGACCGTCTGATGTTTGCCCAGGTTCTGGAGGCCGTTCGGGCGCTGGAAGAAGGCGTGCTGATGGATATCCGTGAAGGCGACGTAGGGGCCATCCTGGCCTGGGGCTTTGCACCATGGTCCGGTGGCCCGCTCAGCTGGCTGGACATTCTGGGCACGCCCTATGCGGCAGAACGCTGTGATCAGCTGACCGAGGCATATGGCGCGCGGTTCACCTGTCCGCCGCTTCTGCGCGAAATGGCCACCAAAGGCCAATCCTTCTATGGGCGTTTTGATCCCGAGGCGGCCGCGGCCTGATCAGGGCATCTGCCAACACCGGAACACCCCCGAAGCTGTGCTTCTGACGTCTTCTGTGGGTGGGACACGCCAAGACCAAAACCCTGTTGCGCCAGTCGCGGCAGGGTTTTGGTTTTGAATGGACAAAAAAATGAGTGAACCTGATATCTGCGCATCTGTTTTCCAACAATGCGCCCAACTCAGTCGGTCACCGGATTGATATTCGCAAAGAAGCGGACAGCCCGATTTCAGATACTCTGAAGACATCCTGCCAAAGAGAGTGACCCTCGACACGCTTGATGCGCCAAGCTGTTCGGTGTTGAACATAAAACATGGCTGCGCCCGATATGGTGGCGGCCATTTCCCGATCCTCGTCGCCGACCATGAAGTGTGCGATTTTTTGCCCTACCGCGCGAAAGGCGTTGCCGTGCTTTACAGCGCTTTGTCATTTTTCCCGGCATCTCGCGTCAAAAAGGGTGCACCATCGGTCGTCCGGGGCGGCTTTTCTGCACGGCGCTGATCTCTTCGGCGTGCCACCCAAGAGGCGTGGCCTCGGGACCGCTGGCCATCTGTTGGATCAGCGTGCGGGCTTCCTGCAAGGACAGAACCTGATAGGTGTGCGCATCGTCTTCGGCCCCTGCGTCCAGCAATTCGCGTGCACAGGGGCAATAGGCCAGCATGCCGCCTTCGGCATACACCACTTCGTCCTGCGCAAAGGCCAAGGTCGTCAATGTCAGCTCCGTGTGCGGATCGGCGGGCTCAATCCCACGATACCCATCCAAAGCCCGCGCCGGAACAATCGCATAAGGGTCCCCCAACGCGTCTACGACCAGATCGGATTCGATAAAAACACCCTGATCCGGCATGATCGACATGGCGCGCCGGTTCAAGAGCGCCCCTTCGGGTACCATCATGGGCCAGCGGCTTCGCGGCATGCCTTCGGCGGGTCTGGTCAAGGTTTCCCGTTGGATTTCAACGATCGTACGCATCCCATTGTCAAACGTCAGCACCTTGTCACCCACGCATAATGCATCGACACGACGCCAGCCCAGATTCGAAACAACATGTGTACCGCACAGAAACCCATCCTGCCCGGTGATCATCATGCCCATTGGTCCGGCCGCCCATGCAGGATCAGGCAACTGGACTTTGGGGGCTGTGAACCATTTGAACATCGACTCTCCAACAGTTGGCGCGCACTCAGAGCGAGGCACAGGCAGACTTTCGTGGTTAACGCTGTCTGATCTGTCTGCCGTGGATAAGTCGAAATTGTGGCTGATCCACGCCATTGCCCTGTCATTGGCAACAGAGGCGCATGGCTAAATCTGATTGACGACAAAGCAGCGACAATCAGGGGCGCGACGCACCGATCCTAAAAACGATACCCGAATCGAGCGATGTCTTCGGCACAGCTCTCTGCGATGGCCTGGCGCGACTTTGCCGAATAATACCCGCGATAATCCTGTTCGCGCTGGGACGCATTCACACGCGGCAGATCAAAAGTGAAACCCAAATGATCAAACAACGGGGCGGCATCTGCAGCGAAATGCTCCAGCCGTATGTAACAGGCGCATTGTTCACTCCCGTCGCCATGCTGCATGAATGCACGCGCGGGCGTCTTGCGAAAGCCCTGCGTTGTCTGAGGATGCGAAGCGAATGCGTCGAAATCGAGAGCGCGGGCGAGATCAACGGCCGCGTGCTGAAAGCTTTGGACGCGCAGCCAGTGGTAATAGCTGACGCAGCGATCCCACGGGTTACGCACCAAGGTAAAGGCAAACAGGGACCGCAACACGTCATCCGGGACCAGCCCCTGTATGTCGGACAGGGTCGAATGTTTCCACAAACGGCCCGCGGTTGGCGCATCCCGTACGCGGCGACGGCGGTTTCGGGCCTTTGGCGTATCCCCCAGCATGATGTCATCGGATTTGGCCCGCGCTTCCAATGCAAGGGCAAGCGCCGTTCCGCCGGTTTTGGGCATATGAACAAAGACGTAGGATCGGCCAGTAGAAAGGATCATGCCGAACCGTACCCGAGCGGCGCGCGATGCGAAATGGCGGAATCGGACCCATCCGCCACCGAGGCGCGCGACAACGTCGCTCAAAGCGCCTATGAGGGCGGTATCATCTGCTTCGCAGGGCGATGACGGATCCGGCCAGGACAATCAATCCAATTCCA
Protein-coding regions in this window:
- a CDS encoding enoyl-CoA hydratase/isomerase family protein — protein: MTDFTLTTDADGVAFITWDAQGKSMNVMTREAFELVSDLVDQALNDDAVKGIVITSGKEGSFAGGMDLNTLATIRQEAGDAPAEALFNFVMSGHHILRKLELAGMDPKTKKGGKPVACAINGTCAGIGTEIALACHHRVMTDNAKAKIGLPEILLGIFPGGGGTIRYSKMVGAMAAAPVLLEGKMMDPKKAKGAQLVDAVSDDPVAAAKEWVLNAKEADLVKPWDAKGYKMPGGAPYHPAGFMTFVGASAMINGKTQGAFPAAKALLSAIYEGALVDFDTALRIEARHFTSILMNPSSSAMIRSLFLNKEALEKGAVRPKDVPDQRVKKVGVLGAGMMGAGIALVSAQAGMEVVLIDRDQAAADKGKAYSETYMDKGIKRGKATAEKKEALLGRITATPDLDALKGCDLIIEAVFEDPGVKAEMTKKVEAIIPEDCIFASNTSTLPITDLAKASVRPEQFIGIHFFSPVEKMLLVEIIKGAETGDRAVAKALDYVRQIRKTPIVVNDARFFYANRCIIPYINEGLRMLTEGVAPAMIDNAARQLGFPVGPIQLNDETSIDLGAKIARATKAAMGNAYPDSPGDDLIFWMEELGRMGRKANAGFFDYDDKGKRTQYWKGLHDKYPLAETQPSLQEVQDRLMFAQVLEAVRALEEGVLMDIREGDVGAILAWGFAPWSGGPLSWLDILGTPYAAERCDQLTEAYGARFTCPPLLREMATKGQSFYGRFDPEAAAA
- a CDS encoding Hint domain-containing protein — protein: MFKWFTAPKVQLPDPAWAAGPMGMMITGQDGFLCGTHVVSNLGWRRVDALCVGDKVLTFDNGMRTIVEIQRETLTRPAEGMPRSRWPMMVPEGALLNRRAMSIMPDQGVFIESDLVVDALGDPYAIVPARALDGYRGIEPADPHTELTLTTLAFAQDEVVYAEGGMLAYCPCARELLDAGAEDDAHTYQVLSLQEARTLIQQMASGPEATPLGWHAEEISAVQKSRPGRPMVHPF
- a CDS encoding sulfotransferase family protein, giving the protein MILSTGRSYVFVHMPKTGGTALALALEARAKSDDIMLGDTPKARNRRRRVRDAPTAGRLWKHSTLSDIQGLVPDDVLRSLFAFTLVRNPWDRCVSYYHWLRVQSFQHAAVDLARALDFDAFASHPQTTQGFRKTPARAFMQHGDGSEQCACYIRLEHFAADAAPLFDHLGFTFDLPRVNASQREQDYRGYYSAKSRQAIAESCAEDIARFGYRF